In the Armatimonas rosea genome, CCAGCGCATCCTAGCCGCAGGCTATGCGGTGGGAACAGCACTCTCCGCGCGGCTCTGGCACAAGGTGAGCCGCTCCACGGGGAAGGACTCGCCCCTGACACTCTACTACATGCGGCGCAACCAGCTGCTCTACCTGAAAAAACACGGGACACGCGCCGGACTCATCGCGGCACTCGCAGACTCCCTGCGGCTCTGGGCGGTCTGGACGGTAAAGCGTAACCCCAAGCGGACGATCCTCCAGCGCGCGCTCCTGGATTTTCGCCGGGGCCGCTTCGGACGCGCCAACGGGATATAATTCAACGTGGCCCGGCTCCATCTCTTCCATACCAACGACTTTCACGGCAAGCTCACCGATGAGAAAGCGGCGATTCTCAAAGCCCATATCGAGCGCCTCGCGGCAGGAGAGCCGTATGTGCTCCTCGATGCCGGCGATGCTGTCTCCGCAGGAAACCTGGGCTTCAACCCTTTAGGCGAGCCGCTTCTCGCCCGCATGAGCGCCCTCGGCTACGATGCCATGACCATGGGCAACCGCGAGACCCACCCGAGCCTTGCCGTGGTGCGGACGAAGCTTAGCAAGGCGGGTTTCCCCGTGCTCTGCGCCAATGGCTACGCGAAAAATGCCGCGGGGAACGTCCCGTTTCTGCCGTCCGTACTGCTAGAGCGGGGAGGGAGGCGCATCGGAGTCTTCGGGGTGACCGTCCCGATGGCGACCCCGCAGAAAGTGGACGCCGCGCTCTGGGACAACCTCTTTGCGCCGCCAATAGAAACGGCCAAACAGCTTGCTGCCGAGCTGCGGCCCCAGTGCGACCTGCTGATCGCCCTGACCCATATCGGGATCGCCCAGGACCGCAAGCTCGCCGAGGCCGTGCCGGAGCTGGACCTGCTGATCGGTGGGCACACCCATGTGGTCCTGGAGCAGCCCGAGGTGGTAAACGGTGTGCCGATTGTCCAGGCCGGGAGCCACGCGCGCTACCTGGGCCATGTTATCTTTGAAGACGGAAACGTCACTGGAGAGCTGATTTCGCTATGAGCCGACGCTATGTCGAGACGACCTTGACCTGCTGTGTGTGTGGGACCCGTGCCGCGACCGCGTGGCGGCGGGCAGGCGACCATATCCACGGAGGGCCGCGTGAGTTCCATGCCGTGGAGTGCGCCCGCTGTGGGACCGTCCGCCTCGATCCCCGCCCGAGCCCCGAGGAGATGGGCAAGCACTACACGCCGCTGACCTATGCCCGCGCCGAGGACGATGCCACGAGCGGGCTCGCGGAGCGCCTCGACGAGTACAACCGCCGCATGGCCGAGCGCACTCTCGCTACTATCCCCGAGAGCACCCCGCGCCGCGCCCTCGATGTGGGCTGCGGCGATGGGCGTTTTCTCGCCCAGCTCGCCGAGCGGGGCTGGAGTGTCGAGGGGCTGGAGACCGATCCGGTCGCCGCCGAGCTCGCGCGCAAGCGCACCGGCGGCACGATCCACGAGGCACCTCTGGAGGAGATCACCCTCCCCGAAAGTGCCTTTGGGCTGATCTCGATCTTACACGTCCTGGAGCACGTCCCCGAGCCACGCGAGACCCTGACAGCGGCCTGGAACGCTCTCGCGCCGGGAGGGACCCTCTTGATCGCTGTCCCCAATGTCAACTGCCTGGAAGCGCGGCTCTTCCGCTCGTGCTGGTACCCGCTGGACCTGCCCCGCCACTACTGGGGCTTTGCACCGCGCACCCTCACCCGCCTCACCGAGACCTGCGGCTTCGAGGTGCAGCGCATCCGCCACTTCCCGTTTCTCTTTGGGATTCAGAGCGTCCGCTACAGCCTCAAGGCGATCTCAGGCAAGCCCATCGGCGAGGAAGAGGGCAGTGCAGGACCACGCCGTGAGGGGGGCAAGCTCCGCACAAAGGCCTTCCTCAGCCTCCTCACCGCCTCCGAGCGCCTCGGCCACGAGATGTCGGGTGAGGTCATGGAGCTCCTGGCGGTCAAGCGATGATCGGGATTTTATTTCTCGTCCTGCTGGCGGCGCTGGCGTTTGGGATCGGGGCGTTTTTCCTGCGTGGACTTCCTACCCAGGGACTTCTGGAGCGCAAGGCCTTTGCCCTGCCGCTGGGGATGGGAGTGCTCGCCTACACGATTCTGGCGCTGGGGCTTCTAGGGCAGGCAAAGGCCGTCCCCTTGACAGCGGGGGTGGTGCTGGTTGGCCTGCCGCTGGCGTTTCTGGGCTACCGGAGCCTTCCTCGCCGAGAGAAGACCGAGGAGCAGTCGGCGGGGGCGCTGGGGATTGGCGTGGCGCTGGTCTTGGGGCTCTGTGGGCTGATCACGCTGGTGGGCGCGCTGAACCCTCCGGGGGAGCTGGAGTGGGACTCGCTCTCGTACCATCTTGCCGCGCCCAAGCGCTTTCTCCAAGAGGGGCGAATCTACTACATCCCCGACGACCACCATAGCAACTTCCCCTTTACCCTCCAGATGCTCTATCTCTGGATGCTCTCGCTGGGCTCGGTGAGTGGGGCGAAGCTCTGTCACTGGCTCTGTGGAGTGCTCCTGACGATCTCGGTCTACACCTGTGGCGTGCGGTATTTCCATAAAGCCGTCGGACAGGTCGCCGCAGTGATGGTTGCGACCACCCCGATCTTGCTCTGGGAGTCCACGACCGCCTATATCGACCTCGCGCTTGCCCTCTTCTCGTTCCTGAGCTTCTACGCCGCTCTCAACCTCAGGGAGGATCGGCGCTGGCTGCTGGTCTCGGCGGCGCTGATGGGGCTCGCGCTGGGAACCAAGTCCACGGCGCTGGTCTTCTGGGGCATGGGGGCAGGGGGGCTTCTTGTGGCGCGTGTGCCGCTGACGCGCGTGCTGCTCTGGGCGGGGGTGGCGCTGGCGGTTGGGCTGCCCTGGTACCTAAAGACCTTCCTCTACACAGGCGACCCGGTCTATCCCTTTGGCTGGAAGCTCTTCCACGGACGCTACTGGAACGACGCGGCGGCGCTGGGCTACGCCAAAGATCAGGTGGCATTTGGGCTTGGAAAAGACCCCCTGCACCTGCTCCTGGCACCGTGGAACGTCACCCTGGAGGCAGGGCTGATCTCGCAAGTGCGTCCCTTTATCTTTACCGAGTATGTCGATCGTGGCCTGGGGCTCTCACCGGTCTATTTGGCGGTGGGGATGGCCCTACCGCTGCTGGTGCGTCGCTGGGACCGCACCGCGGTTGCCTGCCTGCTCTGGGGGCTGGGCATCTCCGCGACGTGGTTCTTCATGATGCAGCAGACCCGCTACCTGATTCCCGCGCTGCCCGCCTTTGCGCTGGTCTGTGCCTGGGGACTGGCACAGGCAGGGAAGCTCGCGCAACGGGCGGGCGGGGCGCTCGTGGCTCTGGCGGCGCTCTGGGGGCTGTACGTGGCGCTCACCCAGCTCCTGGCTCCGGCTCCCCTCAAGGCGCTGGAGGCTGCCGAGACCTGGATCAACACCAACGCCCCCAAAGATGCCAAGGTGGTGCTCTTCGACGAGACCCGTGGCTTCTGGCTGGAGCGGCCCTATATCTGGGGACAGCCCAACCACGCCCCCGGCCTGCTCCCCTACGACTCCTACCCCGATGTCGATGCCTTTTTGGCGGATTTCAAGCGTCGCGGCTATACCTACTTGCTCCAGAACACGCTCTTTACGAGCCTGGTCAAGCACGAAGACCCGGTCTGGTCCAAGTGGCGGACACTGCTGGCGCAGGCAGTGGAGCAGGGCAAGATCGAGCTGGTGCAGAGCATCGGGCAGAACAACCCGATTGTGATCTACCGAATTCCCTAAAACAAACAAAAGACGCCGGGGAGCCTCCCCGGCGTCTTTTTTGTTGTGTGGCGCTTACTTGGCGCTAAGGACCTCGTCGTGCTTCTTGGCGATCTCGTCCAGGGCATCCTTGGCAGGCTTGGCACCGGAGTAGGCCGCAAAGAGCTCTTCCTGGCAGGCCTTGAGTAGCTCGCTGTACTTGGGCGAGTTGTCAAAGTCCTTCAGGAAGGGCACGGACTTGGCGAAGGTCTCGTTGTAGGGGTTGGCCTTCTTGAACTCGTCGGTGGCCGAGACTTTCTTATTGGCCGTCAGACCACCCAGCGCGACCCACTTCTTCTGGTTCTCCTCTTTGCTAAACCACGCCATGAACTTCTTGGCATCGTCGGTGTTCTTCGAGTAGCTGGAGAGGGAGAGCCCCTGGCCACCAAGGGAGACGAACTGTCCGGCGGGTCCCTTGGGCATCATGAAGTAGCCCGTCTGGTCGGCGAACTTGTTCTTGGCCTTGTCCACGAGGGCGGGCATGAAGGCAAACCAGTTCTCGGCCATCGCGACCGTGCCCTCCTGGAAGGCGGTGTTACACTCGCTGAAGTAGAAGTTCTCGCCGCCCTTGGGGCAGAACTTCTTCAGGCCGGCGTAGAACTCCAGGGCCTTGACCGCCTCGGGGCCATTGATCGCGCCCGTCGCCTTACCGTCCTTGGTGTACGCGCCGCCGAAGCTCCAGAGGATCGGGTCGAAGCCCATGGTCGCGCCATCGTACTCCTTGGAGTAGAACAGGGCGCAGCCAAACTTGCCGTCCTTGGTGAAGAACTCGGCGATCTTGGCGAAGTCTTCCCAGGTCTCGGGAACCGCGAGCTCCTTGCCAAACTTGGCCTTGAAGGCCTCTTTGTTCTTGGCATCCTCGAAGAGGTCCTTGCGGTAGGCAAAGCCAATGGCATCGGCCATACAGGGGATCGCGTAGAGCTTGCCGTCGTACTCGCCGTAGTTCTTGAGAGCGGCCTCTTCGTTATCGGCCTTGGGGAAGTTGGCGGCATCGCCCGTCCACTCGGTCAGGTCGACATAGTGCCCACCGGTTGCCGCGTTTCCGAGCCACTGGGAGTCTCCGACCACCATATCGAACTCGGGCGACTTGCCGGTCCAGGCGGCGTTGATCTTGGTCTCAAAGTCCGACCAGGGAATCTGGTTCACTTCCACCTTGATCCCGGTCTCTTTGGTAAAGTCCTCAGTGAGCTTCTGGAGCTTGTCGGCCGGGTCCCACTTGGCCCACGCGATGACGAGCTTCTTGTCACCGCCGCCGCCACCGGCGGTGGTATTTGTCGGGGCTTCGCCACCGGTCTTCTCGCCGCCGCCGCTGGGACAGCCGGTGAGGGTGAGCAGGGGTAGGGTCGCAAACAGTGCGGTCAAAACGCCGCGTCGTGTCATTCGCATCATTGTCCTCCAAAAAAATGATACCCACCCGGTGCAGTGCACCGGGTGGGCTTGGGTCTAGCCCGTGACCTTGCGGGTCTTGGGATCGAAGTTCATGGTCTTGCCAAGGCGCTGGCTCATCTCGGCGAGCGAGATAATGGTCTGCACCTTGATGGCCAGATCGGCGTTGGCGTTGCAGTTGGCGGGGTCGTTCTTGCGGATCGACTCCAGCCAGTTCTTCTGGTGGTCGGGGATGTTCTCGGTGCGGGAGAAGCGTGCCAGGTCTGCTGCGCTGGTGTCGATCTTCTCGCCCTCGATCTCCTCGGTCCAGGGGCGCTCGGGGCGGACTTCTACGCCGTTGCCGAAGTAGACTGTCGCCTTCTCACCGCGGAACATGTCCTCTAGGCCCTGCTCGTTGACCGTGGAGCCGATGAAGAGCATGGACCAGCCCGACGGAAACTCGGCGATGATCTGCGACGTATCGGCGACATCGCGGTCCTTGTTCTGGACACCGTGGGTTCCGATGGAGCTGACGCGTGTCGGGAACTCGGGGTTGCCGGAGGCGATCAGGAACGGGTGGAGGCGGTGGGGCGCCAGGTCGCTCAAGATCCCCGACGAGTAGTCCCAGTACTTGCGGTAGCGGCGGAAGAGGGCTCCGCTGTCGGCGCGCTCGGGCTGGATATTGACCTCGGCCGGTCCCAGGAAGTTCCAGGCACGCTTGGGGGCAGAGCCCAGCCAGAGCTCCCAGTCGAAGGTCTCGGGGGAGATCTCTTTCTCGATCTTGTAGTTCCACTCCCCAAAGCGGTTGTTACGGGTGTAGGAGCTCTGGCCCATGACCAGCTTGCCCACTTTCCCCTCGCGGATCGCCTTGGCGGTAGCATGCCAGCGGACATCGGTACAGCCCTGCGAGCCGACCTGGTAGACACGCTTGGTCGCCTTGACCACATCGTAGACCTGGAATGCTTCGTCCAGGTAGCGAGTCATGGGCTTCTCGCAGTAGATATGCTTACCGGCCTGCATGGCGTGTACGGCGATCTGGCCGTGCCAGTGCTCAGGCGTGGCGATCACGATGGCGTCGATATCGCTGCGCTCGATGATCTTGCGGTAGTCACGGTTTGCCAGGACAGGCGCGCCGCCATTTTTGGTCTTGATGTAGTCGACTGCGCGCGTGTTGTAGAGGTCAAAAGGATCACAGACCGCCACCGGAGCGACATTCCATTCCTGCATCTTATCGGCGTAGGAGCGCAGGTGGGCGTTGTAGCCCTGGGTTCCTACACCCACAAAGCCAAGCGTGATGCGGTCGTTGGCACCGATGGCCCGACCCGTTGCCAGCTTCGTGCCCATAGGGAACTTACCGCCCGTCATTGCTTTGGCATCAATGGTAGAGACGGGAATCTGCGGCTTGCCTGCTGTCTTGGCGCCCCCGGCGGGTGCCGCGGGTTTTGCTGCTCCCTGTGCCGCTTCTGCCTCGGCGGTCACCGCAGCTCCTGTCACCAGCGCACCCGCGACAGTTGTCGCGGTCTTAAGAAAGTCACGTCGAGAGCTCTCGACATCTGTCCGTTTTTCGTCCATGGTACGTCCTTTCGCCTAGAGGGCGAACATTTCCTTCGAGAATGTGATTTTGTTTCCGGTTAGTGCCGCTTCGTTGGCCTTTATCCCGACAACTGTCGCAACGAAACCTGCTTCCGCAGTTGCGTACATCTTGGGGTTGTAGCCCGGCTTGGTGGCCTCGGTGATTCCCGTGGGCTTGCCAAGTCGGATGGAGTTGAGGAAGGTCTCGCAGGCATAGCGGTTGGGAGTCTGCTTGGCGTTCATCTGCGCGACCTTGGCGGGCTCCAGTCCCTGAGCAAGCGCCTTGGAGGCATTGGCGACCAGCATGATCCCGGTCTCGTCCCCGACTTGCTCACGGCGGGCATAGACCTCCCACCCGAGGTTGTCGGCATCGCTCTCTTTAAACATCCAGCCGCGCTGACCACGCAGCAGAATGGCACACTGGCCTCCCTGGATCAGCTCGAAGCTCCCCCCAAAGCTACTGCCGAGGGTGGCATCGTAGGTGAGGTTCACGCCCTCAGGGTACTGCACGACGCAGGTGACAGTCCTCAGGAAGCCCTCGCCCGTCCCAAAGCCGGAGACCGAGAGGGGTAGGGACTTCAGGTACCAGGTAGCCGTGTCGATCTGGTGGATCCCCACCTCGCCCACAAGGCCATTGGCCCGGGTCTGATCGAGCCGCCAGTTGAGCTCGCTCTCCCGCTCGGGGGTGGGAGCCGCGCGCCGCCAGCTCGACTTGAGGTTCCACTGTGCCGAGCAGCGGGCAACATTTCCCATGGTCTTGCCACTGTCGATAAAGTCCTTGACATGGTGGTGCTGGGGGTTGGTTCGGTTGTGCAGCCCGACCTGGAAGATTGTCTTTGCGTTCTTTCCTGCCAGCGCGATCGCGCGTGCGTCCTCGATGGTGTGCGCCAGCGGTGCCTCGCAGAAGACATGCTTTCCCGCTGCGAGTGCGTCTAGGACGATCTGCTTGTGGAGGTGTGTCGGCGTTGCGACAAAGACTCCCTGAACCGTCTTGTCGTCGAGGACTTTCTTGTAGTCGTTGACAAACGTGGCCTTGGGTGCGTTCTCCAGCGCTTTCTTCTGAAACAGCGGTGACGAGTACGAGTCGCAGACGTACTTGACCACGGGGCCGGTCAGATAGGAGAGAGACTTGAGGATCTCCCTGCCCTGCTCGCCCGCTCCGATCACGGCGACAGTGACAGGGGTCTGGGGGATCTCTTGGGTCTCTTGGTACTCCAGGGTTAGCTCTTCCGCATGCCCTAGGCTCTGGCTTCCCAGGAGCATTCCCAGCGCCAGGACGGAGCCCCGTCCCAGCAAATCGCGTCGTGTTACATCACTCATAGTGTGCTTTCTTCCCGTAGGTTGGTGATTTTCTTGCCGGTTTTCACGGCCTCGTTGGCTCGAATCCCCACGACCGTGGCAGCAAAGCCTGCCTCCGCCGTGGCGTGCATCGGGTGTGGTTGGTTGGGCGCGGAGGCACTGGTGCGCCCCGTGGGCTTGCCCTCACGCATGGAGTTCAAAAATCCTTCGCATGCAAAGAACAACGGTGTGTGGCGCGGATTGGTGTCCAAATTTCTCGAGGGCTCCAGCCCCTCACTGAGTAGCTTGGAGGCGCTCGCGACAAGGATGTAGCCGGTCTCATCGCCCAGCGGCTCGCGCTTGGTATAGACCTCCCAGCCCAGGACAGGGGCATCGCTCTCCTTGATCATCCAAGCACGCGTGCCGCGCAGTAGCATGGAGGTCTGATCGCCGCAGAGGAGCTCGTAGCCGCCCCCAAAGCTACTCCCCAGCGTGGCGTTGTAGGTGAGCTGAATCCCTCTGGGAAACTGGACGATGGCGGTGACACTGTTCTCGTTGCCAAAGCTCGCCACCGAGAGGGGGGACTCTTTAAGGAACCAGCTGATGGTGTCGAGCTGGTGGATTCCCACCTCGCCCAAGAGCCCGTTGGCTTGGCCAGGGTTCAGCCGCCAGTTGAGGGCAGCCTCCCGCTCCGGGGTAGGGGCCGCACGTCGCCAGCTTGCTTTCTTGTTCCAGGTCGCCTCCGCCCGCGCGACATTGCCAAGCACGCCGGTGTCCACAAAGTACTTGACATGGCGGTGCTGGGGATTACTTCTATTCTGTAGCCCAACTTGAAAGAGCTGCTTGCTGTTCTTTCCCGCCAGCGCGATCGCGCGTGCGTCCTCGATGGTGTGCGCCAGCGGTGCCTCGCAGAAGACATGCTTTCCCGCTGCGAGTGCGTCTAGGACGATCTGCTTGTGGAGGTGTGTCGGCGTTGCGACAAAGACTCCCTGGACGGTCTTGTCGTCGAGGACTTTCTTGTAGTCGTTGACAAACGTGGCCTTGGGTGCGTTCTCCAGCGCTTTCTTCTGAAACAGCGGCGAAGAGTAAGAGTCGCAGACGTACTTGACGACCGCCTCGGGCAGGAGGCTGAGCGCGGCAAGGATCTCCTTGCCGCGCTCGCCCGCCCCGATTACTGCTAGAGAAAGCGCCTGGTTCATTACTTCTTTAAGATAGCCGGAGTCGCGTCTGGTTTCGGGAGTTTCGCGCTTCCTTTGGCTTCTTTTAGGGACCAGAGGATCCCGCCGAGCACGTGCTCCTGGTACCAGGGCTTCTGCCAGACATCGACCCGGTGGCCCAGCGACGTGTAAAACACGCGGCCCTTGCCGTACTCTTTCACCCAGGAGACCCCGTAGTAGCCGGGCTCCTTGGAGTTGGGGTGCTTGTCCATCCCGACCAGCGCGTGCACCTTGGTCCAGTCAAAGCTCTTGAACTGGTAGATCTCATCGAAGACCTTGAAGGATTTCTTCTCAAAGACCTTGGTCGCCGGGTGGCTGTCGTCTTCCAGCAGGCCCTCGATCTCCACTTGTGCGCCGTGGGTCTTGAACTCGCCACCGATCATCTCGATGTAGGCGGGAAAGTCATGGAACGTATCGCTGGCGGCGTGGGCACCACAGAAGGCATGGCCCTCTTTGATCCAGGCCAGGAAGCCGTCTTTGTCCGGGAGGGGCAGGTTGCCGGTGGTCGAGGCAAAGAAGACACCGTCGTAGTTCTTCAGCGCCGCGACCGTCATCTTCTGGGCCATCTCTTCATCGGTGCGGACATAGTCGACCTCGAACTTGCCGCTCTTGGCACCCAGCTCGGCGAGGACTTTCTCGGCGACTGGGATCGAGTCGCCGTGGCGGAAGCCCTTGGTGACCGTGACCACGAGGAGCTTCTTCTTGGCGCGGTGGGCCGTGGTCGGAGTGGCGAGAAAAGCGGCTCCTAGGGCAAGAGCAGCAAGGGGGAGTAAGCGTCGGTGCAGGCGGGGCATGGTAGTCCTTTCGGTACTGTTAAAGACGCGGCAGTGCGCGCCGACGTTCAGTATAGCGCAAAAAAGACGCCTGGGGAACCTCCCCGGGCGTCTCTTAATAGAATTCAGTGGAGCTAAGGGGATTCGAACCCCTGACCTCTACAATGCGAATGTAGCGCTCTCCCAGCTGAGCCATAGCCCCAAACCACAGCGGCCTAAATTATATCAAGCATCCGGTGGCAGTGCAAGACCCCAGGTGGCGTAGCAGGCGCGGCGGTACTCGGGGAAGGTGTCTTGCTCGATAGCGGCGCGGGCACCCTCCATCACCTTCGCGTAGTAGGCAAGGTTGTGGTACGTGGCGAGGCGGGAGTAGAGGATCTCCTTGCTCTGGTGCAGGTGCCTCAAGTAGGCGGCGCTGTGGAGACGGCAGACCTTGCAGTCGCACTCCGGGTCGATCGGGCCAGCCTCGTCGGTCCAGCGGGCGTTGGAGATATTGATGCGGCCCTGCGATGTGTAGAGCGCGCCGTTGCGGGCCATGCGGGTGGGCAGGACACAGTCAAACATGTCGATCCCGTAGTAGATCCCATCCAGCAGGTCCGACGGCGTCCCGACTCCCATCAGATAGCGCGGCTTGTGGGCGGGCAGGAGCGGGGTGGTCAGGGCCGTGATGCGCCGCATCTCCTCCACCGGCTCGCCCACGCTCACGCCCCCGATCGCGATTCCGGGGAAGTCCATCGCGCTCACGGCCAAGGCGGACTGCGCCCGGAGGTCGTCGTAGCTCCCGCCCTGGACAATCCCAAAGAGCAGGTGCCCGGTGGAGTCGCCGCCCAGCGCGTTGTGGCGGGCCAAGCAGCGCTCCTCCCAGCGAAGCGTCCGGTCCAGCGAGTCTTTGGTGTACTGCCAGGTCGCCGGGTAGGGTGGGCACTCGTCGAAGGCCATGATGATGTCCGCGCCCAGCTCGTGCTCGATCTCCATCACCCGCTCGGGGGAGAAGAGATGCTTGCTCCCATCGAGGGTCGAGCGGAACGTGACGCCCTCCTCGGTGATCTTGCGCAGGTCCTTGAGAGAGAACACCTGGTAGCCGCCCGAGTCCGTGAGCATCGCGCCGTCCCAGCCGATGAACTTCGGCAAGCCCCCAAACCGCGCCACCCGCTCCGAGCCGGGCCGCAGATACAAGTGATAGGTATTGCCCAGAATTAATCTATAGCCCAGCTCCCAGACCTCGTCGAAGGTCATCGCCTTTACCGTCCCTTGCGTCCCGACCGGCATAAAGGCAGGTGTCTGCACGGTCGCACGGGGAAGCTGCAGCTCCCCGCGCCGCGCCTGGCAGCTGCTCGCTGATTTCTGTAGCGTAAAGAGGCTCATCGGCCCCTATGCTACCACTTTTGCCTCAGTACTTCCGACGCTTGATGAGGACGAGCGTGCCACCGAGGGCCACGAAAGCAAGTGTCCCTGGCTCAGGAGCACTGCTCGTGCTAGTGACACGCCCGTTCTGGTCGAAGCGTGCCTGCCCCGATTCCACATCTCCCAGGCTCCAGTTGCTGGTAATCAAGTTATTGCTGCTATCGTAGAGATCGATGCGATCCAGGATCGTGGTGCTGGCAAAGTCCGCCTCTGCGGTGTAGGTGTCTCCCAGAAGATCCTGGGCCTCGTCGCGCCCGAGCTTTACGGAGGCAGTGGCTTGGTAGAACAGGTCGATATTCTGCCCAAGCGTGATGGGCAGGTTGTAGACAAAGTTCCCGGTGTTCTCAAAGACCATCAGCTCCGCCGGAGGGGTGGCGGTATTAAAGACACTGTTGTAGGTCTCGGTAGGATAGTAGCCCGCCATGAAGCGCAGCACCGCTCCAGCGTAGCCCGTGTCTGGGCTTGTCAGCGTGCTCCCCGAGACATTCCAACGAAAGACCGAGTACGCCGCGTTATTGGGAGCGGTCAAGAACTTCAGCTGAGTGTGCGACCCGTAGACTCCCCCGGCGATATAGCCTGAGTCTTGGACATTGGTGACAGAGATCTTGGCGTAGTTTTTGGAGACATAAAAGCCACCCGCCACGGTGCTGGCCATCGCCTCTACAGGGGCACTGTCATAGAGGGTGTTCGTGTAGATTGCGGAGCCGGTTGCGGTCGCATTAGGGCGGTTGCTATTGATATTCGTTGCGCCTGACGCTGTGTTATAGGCGTTGTAGGCATCCGCGACAAATCCTCCGGAGGTATCGCGCCCGAAGATCGAGTAAGTGCTGATATAGGGCGCTTGCGCTCTCGCTCCGGGAACGATCACGAGCCCGAGAGAGGCAAGAGCCAGCAGGTTTAGGGGAAGAGTGTGCTTCATGAGTCTTGGTTTTCCTTAGTTGCGTTT is a window encoding:
- a CDS encoding ThuA domain-containing protein; translated protein: MPRLHRRLLPLAALALGAAFLATPTTAHRAKKKLLVVTVTKGFRHGDSIPVAEKVLAELGAKSGKFEVDYVRTDEEMAQKMTVAALKNYDGVFFASTTGNLPLPDKDGFLAWIKEGHAFCGAHAASDTFHDFPAYIEMIGGEFKTHGAQVEIEGLLEDDSHPATKVFEKKSFKVFDEIYQFKSFDWTKVHALVGMDKHPNSKEPGYYGVSWVKEYGKGRVFYTSLGHRVDVWQKPWYQEHVLGGILWSLKEAKGSAKLPKPDATPAILKK
- a CDS encoding Gfo/Idh/MocA family protein; translation: MDEKRTDVESSRRDFLKTATTVAGALVTGAAVTAEAEAAQGAAKPAAPAGGAKTAGKPQIPVSTIDAKAMTGGKFPMGTKLATGRAIGANDRITLGFVGVGTQGYNAHLRSYADKMQEWNVAPVAVCDPFDLYNTRAVDYIKTKNGGAPVLANRDYRKIIERSDIDAIVIATPEHWHGQIAVHAMQAGKHIYCEKPMTRYLDEAFQVYDVVKATKRVYQVGSQGCTDVRWHATAKAIREGKVGKLVMGQSSYTRNNRFGEWNYKIEKEISPETFDWELWLGSAPKRAWNFLGPAEVNIQPERADSGALFRRYRKYWDYSSGILSDLAPHRLHPFLIASGNPEFPTRVSSIGTHGVQNKDRDVADTSQIIAEFPSGWSMLFIGSTVNEQGLEDMFRGEKATVYFGNGVEVRPERPWTEEIEGEKIDTSAADLARFSRTENIPDHQKNWLESIRKNDPANCNANADLAIKVQTIISLAEMSQRLGKTMNFDPKTRKVTG
- a CDS encoding Gfo/Idh/MocA family protein — protein: MSDVTRRDLLGRGSVLALGMLLGSQSLGHAEELTLEYQETQEIPQTPVTVAVIGAGEQGREILKSLSYLTGPVVKYVCDSYSSPLFQKKALENAPKATFVNDYKKVLDDKTVQGVFVATPTHLHKQIVLDALAAGKHVFCEAPLAHTIEDARAIALAGKNAKTIFQVGLHNRTNPQHHHVKDFIDSGKTMGNVARCSAQWNLKSSWRRAAPTPERESELNWRLDQTRANGLVGEVGIHQIDTATWYLKSLPLSVSGFGTGEGFLRTVTCVVQYPEGVNLTYDATLGSSFGGSFELIQGGQCAILLRGQRGWMFKESDADNLGWEVYARREQVGDETGIMLVANASKALAQGLEPAKVAQMNAKQTPNRYACETFLNSIRLGKPTGITEATKPGYNPKMYATAEAGFVATVVGIKANEAALTGNKITFSKEMFAL
- a CDS encoding Gfo/Idh/MocA family protein; amino-acid sequence: MNQALSLAVIGAGERGKEILAALSLLPEAVVKYVCDSYSSPLFQKKALENAPKATFVNDYKKVLDDKTVQGVFVATPTHLHKQIVLDALAAGKHVFCEAPLAHTIEDARAIALAGKNSKQLFQVGLQNRSNPQHRHVKYFVDTGVLGNVARAEATWNKKASWRRAAPTPEREAALNWRLNPGQANGLLGEVGIHQLDTISWFLKESPLSVASFGNENSVTAIVQFPRGIQLTYNATLGSSFGGGYELLCGDQTSMLLRGTRAWMIKESDAPVLGWEVYTKREPLGDETGYILVASASKLLSEGLEPSRNLDTNPRHTPLFFACEGFLNSMREGKPTGRTSASAPNQPHPMHATAEAGFAATVVGIRANEAVKTGKKITNLREESTL
- a CDS encoding ABC transporter substrate-binding protein, coding for MTRRGVLTALFATLPLLTLTGCPSGGGEKTGGEAPTNTTAGGGGGDKKLVIAWAKWDPADKLQKLTEDFTKETGIKVEVNQIPWSDFETKINAAWTGKSPEFDMVVGDSQWLGNAATGGHYVDLTEWTGDAANFPKADNEEAALKNYGEYDGKLYAIPCMADAIGFAYRKDLFEDAKNKEAFKAKFGKELAVPETWEDFAKIAEFFTKDGKFGCALFYSKEYDGATMGFDPILWSFGGAYTKDGKATGAINGPEAVKALEFYAGLKKFCPKGGENFYFSECNTAFQEGTVAMAENWFAFMPALVDKAKNKFADQTGYFMMPKGPAGQFVSLGGQGLSLSSYSKNTDDAKKFMAWFSKEENQKKWVALGGLTANKKVSATDEFKKANPYNETFAKSVPFLKDFDNSPKYSELLKACQEELFAAYSGAKPAKDALDEIAKKHDEVLSAK
- a CDS encoding metallophosphoesterase, whose amino-acid sequence is MARLHLFHTNDFHGKLTDEKAAILKAHIERLAAGEPYVLLDAGDAVSAGNLGFNPLGEPLLARMSALGYDAMTMGNRETHPSLAVVRTKLSKAGFPVLCANGYAKNAAGNVPFLPSVLLERGGRRIGVFGVTVPMATPQKVDAALWDNLFAPPIETAKQLAAELRPQCDLLIALTHIGIAQDRKLAEAVPELDLLIGGHTHVVLEQPEVVNGVPIVQAGSHARYLGHVIFEDGNVTGELISL
- a CDS encoding glycosyltransferase family 39 protein, which translates into the protein MIGILFLVLLAALAFGIGAFFLRGLPTQGLLERKAFALPLGMGVLAYTILALGLLGQAKAVPLTAGVVLVGLPLAFLGYRSLPRREKTEEQSAGALGIGVALVLGLCGLITLVGALNPPGELEWDSLSYHLAAPKRFLQEGRIYYIPDDHHSNFPFTLQMLYLWMLSLGSVSGAKLCHWLCGVLLTISVYTCGVRYFHKAVGQVAAVMVATTPILLWESTTAYIDLALALFSFLSFYAALNLREDRRWLLVSAALMGLALGTKSTALVFWGMGAGGLLVARVPLTRVLLWAGVALAVGLPWYLKTFLYTGDPVYPFGWKLFHGRYWNDAAALGYAKDQVAFGLGKDPLHLLLAPWNVTLEAGLISQVRPFIFTEYVDRGLGLSPVYLAVGMALPLLVRRWDRTAVACLLWGLGISATWFFMMQQTRYLIPALPAFALVCAWGLAQAGKLAQRAGGALVALAALWGLYVALTQLLAPAPLKALEAAETWINTNAPKDAKVVLFDETRGFWLERPYIWGQPNHAPGLLPYDSYPDVDAFLADFKRRGYTYLLQNTLFTSLVKHEDPVWSKWRTLLAQAVEQGKIELVQSIGQNNPIVIYRIP
- a CDS encoding class I SAM-dependent methyltransferase, with protein sequence MSRRYVETTLTCCVCGTRAATAWRRAGDHIHGGPREFHAVECARCGTVRLDPRPSPEEMGKHYTPLTYARAEDDATSGLAERLDEYNRRMAERTLATIPESTPRRALDVGCGDGRFLAQLAERGWSVEGLETDPVAAELARKRTGGTIHEAPLEEITLPESAFGLISILHVLEHVPEPRETLTAAWNALAPGGTLLIAVPNVNCLEARLFRSCWYPLDLPRHYWGFAPRTLTRLTETCGFEVQRIRHFPFLFGIQSVRYSLKAISGKPIGEEEGSAGPRREGGKLRTKAFLSLLTASERLGHEMSGEVMELLAVKR